Part of the Tolypothrix sp. PCC 7910 genome, GCACAATGGATAGATACTACATCTGCATACATAGATGAAGGCCATACATACTATACAAGAGACGATGTTGGGCCTAAGGTAAAAGATGCGATCGCATCTTTTATTGCTCTTAACTAGTTGCATCCACTTAAAAGCATATAAAAAATATAATCCTTAAGGCTATTTAGATAGAAATCTCGTATGTTTACGAGATTTTCGCGTATTTATACGCGCCACAATCAGGATTTTTGTGTTTGTTTCAGTAAGAGCTACATATTGATGATAAAAATTTCGGTTTCTGAATGTAGGATTCAATTAGATTATTAAATATATTAATCTCTACACACAAATTTTATCTGTATAAATATTTAATTTCTCAGCAAAATAATCTACCTAAGCCTAAGTTATACTGCTGAAATGAGTTTGGTAATTTTGAAACTTTTAAATAATATATTTAGGGATTTAAGTATTATGGGCATTATCTCAGTAATTTGAGAAAGTCTGACTAGACAATAAATCTCTGTTAGTTATGTATAAACTCTGTTTTCAAGCAATCAAAAATACAGATATGCTTAGATAACAAATCTTAAAATTTGCTAAAATGCAAACCAAATATTAGATTTAACAGTATTGTGCCAACAGGCTGATTACTGTTGTAAAAGATTAAATTAGAACCACCCAGCAATCATTACAACAAGCTCAGAACTCCATCTTCTTAAGGTAATTTAAGGATGATAAAGCATAATGCCAGCAGCTTACAAAATCCCGGCAATATTAATAGCAGAACGAAAATAAATTCTAAAAAGAGTTGTTTTTGAATGCAGGCATTGATTAAATCTGGTAATTACCAAGCACTGCTATACAGAAATCAATCAATTTTAGATTTGCGTTAGCGAATCGATAGCTTTGCATAGTTTCTTATAGAGAGGAACAAGTATCTTTTTGATACGCTCGAAATAAAAGTGGTGTCGAGTAAACAAAAACCAATCCAAAATCTAAAATTTCTACAGTCAAAAGCAGCCAGATGTTAGTTCATCAAACTTCTACCACCAGAGAAACCTGATCTCTATGGTATGTAAACTATGCGTGGCATTTCCTTCGCCAGCAGGATAGCAACTAGCATTTAAAAGTCAAACATTGTTTATTCTAAAATTTTGTCTTGACTTTGAAACTTTAGGTAGTCATAAAACATCTTTCCTTAAAGTGGCGATACTAGATATCCCCTATGAAAGAATTGCGCTAGCCAAATGCGTTGAGTCCAGTGTAATTCATCTACTCTTAATTTCTGCTTAAGCAAAAAATTAATTGTGGATACAAACGGTGTGTCTATCTTTTGTCATGTGGATATTGTGTACATTTAGCAAACAAATTAGGTAAGATAACAATGTTAATTAATTCCTCAGATGAACGTGGTAGCGGCAGATAGCACAAGCATAGATTCCCTCTTAGCTATTTGCAAAATTTGATTCAGTTTATGGGTGCTGAGTACAAGGAAAAATCGCTCAAGCTAGATGATTGAGCAAATCAGAAATTTATTTTTTGAAAATAGTTAAAGCTAGAAGAAAGCTGCAAAGAAGGTCATCCTGCTTCGCCTACTTCCGATGGCTACTAATCTATTTGTATTGTGTAGAAGCCTTTACTAACCAAGTACTCAGCATCTAGTTACATACAAAATAATTGTCTATGAGTATAGGGCATTGGAATGCAGACTAGGGAATACACCTGTCAGCTTCAATGCCCTGTCTCTATAGAGTTAATCTTTGTTTATAACCAGAGAAAGATGTAAAGATTACTCAATTTGTGGAAATTTAGGTAGTAGAGATGAAAATTTATCACATCTTGGCAAAGCTACTAAATCCTCCATGCAAAATAATCTGGTTATGTTCCCTAGCCTGAAGGTAGCAGGGAATAATTCACACGCAACGCAAACAAAGCCTACTAAGTATAACTATGCTGAGCAGCTGTTTATAGAACTGCTAGCAACAGAAAATTTAGATGAACAAATAGAAAATGTTGCTGGGAAAGCCAAGGCGTTTGAACAGACGCTGTCAATAGCAATTCATGCAGCTTATGAAAATAGCTGTGGTGAGCAAGATGCTCATCTGTTTTTACAAAGAATACTTTATCGCATTAATCGACTGAATTTGTTTTGGTATGACGATTTGCGACATTATGACAATGAGCGATCGCTTTACTTGTCTTCATGTCGTAATCAAATTGAAGCTGCTTGGCAAGCTTGGGAACTAGCGCAATTCGATTTGCTAAAATTACAAAAATTGAATGCCAAACAAGCACTTACTGAACGTGCATCTTTTGATGTTGATCCACCCTTATCGCCGGATAGTCGCTATCTTCGTGAAGAAATGAGCGAGGTTGGCTATCGTCACTTATTAGCGATCGCATCTTTTGATGGCTTGGTAGAAGGTAGCCGTATGACCAACATTTTGGGTGGTGCGGCGAATGAAGTGCAATGTACGCTGGTGCGGGTCTTTTTGGAAGAATACGGCAACGGTCGCTTACCGCGCAAGCACTCAACATTTTTTGCCCAAATGTTAGATGAGTTTGGGATGAATACTAAACCTGAGGGATATTTTGATTTAGTACCTTGGGAAGTTTTAGCTTGTGATAACCATAATTTCTTAACTACACAGCGTAAACGCTATTTTCTGCGCTACAGTGGTGCGTTAACCTATTTTGAAGTTGCGGGCCCAGCTGCTTATCGAAATTATTTGACGGCGGCGCAACGATTGGGATTGTCACAAGCAGCGATGGGTTATTGGGAACTGCACATTAAGGAAGATGAACGCCACGGTCGTTGGATGTTGGATGATGTGGCTTTACCTTTGGCAGATAAGTATCCCCATGATGCTTGGGAATTGGTACTAGGTTATGACCAAGAGAAATTTATGGGCGATCGCGCTGCAAAAGCTGTTGTTCGTTCAATACGTGAAGTTGAACAAGCTGCTTTAGGCAGTAGATAAATATAGCCCTGAAAATAGTATTAGTTTCATCCTACTAATTTACTCAAAAATAGCTTTCTTTAGTAATCAATTTGTTACTAAAGAAACAGTTTTTATTGCCTGAATATATTCGTCGCAGTATTTTTTCTGCAAGTTTGATTATACCTTAAATTGGAATCGAGGTCACATGAAAGATATATTTTTCTGCCCAGAAGAATCTAATTTTTACTCAAATTGTTTAGAAACCTTAGTTCTGAGAAATTGTCAAGATCCTGAGTGTATTGTTGAGTTTGGCTCTGGCGATGGTAGCCCTGTCATCAACTCATTATTGAGGAATAAATTTGAAGGTGTAATCCACGGATTTGAGTTAAATACCTCTGCCTGGAAAGCTGCTAATTTAACAATCGATGAGTATAACCTGACCAATAAATATATTATCAATAATTCCTGTTTATTTACATCTGAAAAACCCAAAGGCAAATATCTTGTAGCCAATCCGCCATATCTCCCTGCGCCCGATAAAGATATTTATATGCCCCTATTATTTGGTGGTATTGATGGTGCGACAATTACTAATGAACTTTTATCTTTAGACTATGAAAATGTACTTGTTTTAGTTTCGAGTTTTTCTAATCCTACAAGTACCATTGCTCAAGCGCAAGAGCATGGATATGTTGTAAATAACTTTGTTGTTTTACCTTTAAAGTTTGGCTACTATAGCTCAGAACCAAAAGTTAAAAAGCACATTGAAAATTTACGTAAACATAAAATGGCATTTTATTCTGGTGACTATTACTTCTTGGCAGGGGTTTTATTTAGTAAATCCCAACAAGATACACCAGATTTATCTAAAGAATTAGCCCAGGTCATGACCAGTTTATAATTTACAGCAAATTGCGAGTTGGTGAGGTACAGATAATTTTAGGGCAAGGCACTGCCCATTGGTGTCAACTTAAGCTAAAAGCTATATAGGGCGGGCGTTGTACAAATCCCCTGCGCCCTCATCCCCTAACCCCTTCTCCCTCAGGGAGAAGGGGAATTGAATCTCTTGCTCCCTGCTCCCCTGCTTTTTCAGGTCAGGTTGGAGCAATTAAAGATAACTGAAATTCCCGTAGTATCTTTGACAGTAGAAAGCGATCGCATCCAAAATCATAGCTTGGAAATTACCTATGAAATTACAAGGATTTCAAAGCTGAAGCCACGTTAAACGCGAATTATCAATTCCTTAGTTTTCTAACCAAGTGCGGTAGGAATTTGCGATGATCGCGGCCTGGGTGCGATCGCGCAGGTTCATTCTCGTTAAAATATGGGTAATGTGATTTCTGACCGTTCCTTCAGATAAATGCAGTTTTTGGGCAATTTCGCGGTTATTTGACCCTTTTGCTAGCAATAACAATACTTCTCGCTCTCTATCTGTTAATTCCGTTAAGCCTGGCGGTAATGGCTTGGATGAGTTTGCCTTTGTCAATGGCGCTTCTGCAATTACTTTTTCCACAATTCCCGGGCCAAATTGGGTATAGCCTTGGTGAACTGATTGAATCGCTTTGGCAAGTTCATCGGCGGGAGTATCTTTTAACAAATATCCCTTCGCCCCAAAACGCAGCGCTTCTGCGACATAGTCTGTATCGTTAAATGTAGTCAGAATCAAAACTTTGATATCTGGAAATTGCTGACAAATTATTTGTGTGGCTTGTACACCATTCATCACAGGCATTCGGATATCCATCAGCACCACATCAGGAAATTGGTTGATTTCCTGCAAAGCCGCGAGTTGTGCGATCGCACTTTGTCCATTATTAGCCTCACCCACCACTTGCAAACCCGGCTTTGACTCTAACAGCGTCTTCAAACCCTGTCGCACAATTTCTTGATCCTCAACAAGTAATAATTTAATCAAATTTGGTGTTGGGTGTTTGGTAATGGGTGTTTGGTAATAGGTAATTGGAATTTTGCATTTTTTCTTTCTCCATCATCTCCCAATACTGTTTGGTTAAGAATTTTTCGTGATGATTTTGGGGTTGGAAAGACGCGATTAATCGCGTCTCTACAGGATTTAAATGTCAATCGATTTATCTTATCCAAACTGTATTGCCTCATCTTCCCAATCCCCAATCCCTACTCCTCCCCCCTAGGAAAATGTGCCATAATTCGACACCCAGCACCGGGTTTACTAAAAAATTCTATCTGTCCCCCCATTGCAGCGGTTCGTTCGCGCATTCCTTGTAGTCCAAAGCCTGTCACCGCTTGATCGGAATCAAAGCCTTTGCCGTTATCTTGCAGTATGAGCAATAATCCATCATCTCTGGTTTGGAGTTTGATTTGCACATTTGTGGCGTTGGCATATTTATAAATGTTGGTTAGCCCTTCCTGAATAATGCGAAATACTACATGATTCACAGTATTAGATAAGGGTTGTGATAAATCAATTTCGCACTCTGGCTGGATATCGGTGAGGTGATAAAATTCCTCCGCAAGGTTGGCGATCGCAGTTTCGAGTAATTGTCCTTGGAGTGGATCGGAACGAATGGATGAAACTGATTCCCTGACTTCTCTTAGGGCTGCAGAACCTAGTTTTTTTGCTTCGATTAAAAACTGCTGCGCCCGTTCGCGATCGCTGTGCCACAGTGTTAATACTGTTTCCATTTGCACATTCAGCGCTACTAAAGAATGCCCTAGGGAATCATGGATATCACGGGCAATGCGATTGCGTTCTTCTAGGGCTACCATTTCCTCAATGCGTTGATTTAGCGCCCGTTCTTGTTCTAGCGATCGCCTCAGTTCTGCTTCTTTTTCTTGTAAACGCTGATTTTGTTCTTGGAGTTGCAGCTGTAAGCGGCAAAGTTTTAGTTGCACTTCAATTCGCGCTAGAACTTCCTCAATTTGAAAAGGTTTAGTAATAAAATCTATACCGCCAACAGAGAAGGCTTTTACCTTATCAAAGACTTCATTTAAAGCACTAATAAAAATGACGGGGATCTCTTGCGTTTGCGGATCGGACTTGATGTGTTCGCATACTTCGTAGCCACTCATTCCGGGCATATTAATGTCGAGCAAAATTAAATCTGGTGGTTGAGCTTTTATGCCAATTAATGCCATTGCTCCATTTGTAACACTCCGTACTTCATAACCTTGCTCTGTCAGCATTGCTGATAGTAAACGCAGGTTATCTAGGGTGTCGTCAATGATGAGAATATCTCCTTTGCTTGACGGGTTAAATTGCATACTTCTCAACGAGCTAAGAGAATCATTAATTATCAATTTCAGACATTTTATATTTTAGATTTATGAAAATGATTTTGTTGAGTGTTGGCTGCGAATAAGAAAATCTGTCTTTCCTATGCGCCATGCTCCATGCCCATTTTTAAACTATAAAGGAAAAGAAGAATTTTATATTTACTTCTCTAGTTGTGTACCTCATTTGGTTGCAAACTACTATATATTCATGAATCAAATTGAATTGCTATACTGAAATTAATTTTATTAGCAGCGATCAAGAACTTATCGCCAACGCCTTCTACAATTTACATTTATTAATATTATTGATGGTTCTAAGGTTTTTAGCTTGACCCAAAAATAATGCGAATAACTGCATAATTTTTAGGAAACTTGCTGTTAAATAAATTCGGTTTTGGACTGACACCAAATTGTAGATTTGTTGTGTTGCCATTAAAGGTGGTTTTAGTCCCCCAGATTATTACATAGTACATTCTTATTGCATACTACCCTATGGTGTAGTTTTATCTCAGACAGCCGATCCTCTATATTATGCTTAAGCAATTTATTGCCATTGGGAAGCTTCTGAGCCAGCATTCGCATCTACAGATTGCTGTTTCATTAAAGGAGTTTAAAGATGCGTCCTTTCACCCATCAATTTGCAACAGTTGTTAAAAGTTTACACTTGCGCCACGTTCTCGTGGTGCCTTTTATAGTGCAAATTTCTTTAGCTGTTGGGTTGACTGGATGGTTATCAATTTATAATGGTCAACGCGCAGTTAATGAGGTAGCCGTTGAACTCCGCAATGAAATCATGGCGCGCATTCAGCAATATCTGAAAACTTATGTAGAAACACCTCATAAAATCAACCAGATTAATGCTAACGCTATCCGCTTGGGTGAAGTGAATCTACAAGATTTAGCTGCATTAGAAAGACACCTTTGGTATCAAATTGAAACATTTAATACAGTCACAGCAGTTTACATTGGCTCGAACTATGGCGAACATGTTGCTGTGGAGAAGGGTGATCATGGTGGCTTTCAGGTCAAAATTTCTGGTGACTCTACCAATCACGAAATCCGCATTTATGCTGCAGATAAACCAGGAAATCACACAAAACTTTTAAGATTTAAACCTAATTACGATCCGCGAACTCGTCCTTGGTATACATCAGCAGTTAAGTCTAAAACAGCAAACTGGGGCGGAATTTATCGGCTATTTGCGACACCTAAATTTGTTTTAAACGCTAGTTTGCCAATTTATGACAATCGCCAAAATCTTTTAGGTGTAGCGGCTGTAGATTTTTCCTTGACTGAGATTAGCCAATTTCTCCGGAGTTTAAAAATTGGGCGATCGGGTAAAACGTTTATTGTGGAACGTCAAACAGGATTGTTAGTTGGGAGTTCTACCACCCAACAACCATACGAAATTGACAATCCCAATGCACCAATTACTAAGCAAAATCCGATTCGCATTCAGGCGATAGATAGCAAAGATCCGTTGACGCAAAACACTGCTAAATATTTGCAGCAACACTTTGGTAGCTTCAGCAAGATTGCACAAAAGCAACAATTAGATTTTGACATTAAAGGTCAACGGCAATTTTTACAAATTCTGCCGATGAAAACTGAGCAAGGTTTGGACTGGCTAATTGTTGTAGTTGTCCCAGAAGCAGATTTTATGGATCAAATTAATGCCAACACTCGGACAACTATTATACTTTGTATAGCCGCATTTGTACTGGCAACGGGATTGGGGGTGTTAACGGCCCGTTGGATTACTCAGCCGATTTTGAAATTGGGAAGTGCAGCCAAAGCGATCGCATCTGGGAATTTAAACCAAAGAGTTGCTGTGCAAAGCACCACTGAGTTAAACGATTTAGCCAAGTCTTTTAACCAAATGGCACTACAATTGCGCGCATCCTTTGACGCTTTAGCTCAAACCAACGAAGAATTAGAAAGCCGTGTAGCCGAAAGAACCACAGAACTGGGTGAGAAAAATGCCCAACTTCAGCAAGAAATTCGCGATCGCCAAAAAGCAGAAGCAGCGCTATCCAAATCTGAAGCGGAACTACGGTTAATGTTTGCGGCGATGACTGATATGGTTGTGGTTTTTGATAGCGAGGGACGTTACCTCAAGTATGTACAAACCCAATCCTATAGTTATAAACCTGATGTAGACCGCATTGGCAAAACAGTTCACGAAGTTTTGCCTAAAGAAGTCGCTAATCTCATCTATGATGCCATTCAACAAGCACTGCATTTGCGAGAAGAGCGAGACAACTCTGATAAAACTCGCAAAAGTGTTTATTTGGAATATCACTTAGCTGTGAAGAATCGGGAAACTTGGTTTTTAGCTAGTGTTTCCCCATTGTCTGAGAATACAGTGCTGTGGGTAGCCCGTGATATTAGCAAGCTGAAAAAGACCGAAATTGCCCTCAAGCAAGCCAAAGAAGCTGCAGATGCTGCCAACTTAGCTAAAAGTCAATTTCTTTCTAACATGAGCCATGAACTCAGGACTCCCCTGAATATTATCCTGGGCTTTACCCAACTGCTGCTGCGAAATCACTCGCTCAATTCCCAGCAACAAGACTATATAGATACGATTAACCGCAGTGGCGAAGACTTGCTGACATTAATTAATGATGTCTTGGAAATGTCTAAAATTGAAGCCGGTCGCGTCACCCTCAACGAAACGAATTTTGATTTGTGGAACCTGATTGAGCGATTGCAACAGATGTTTGCACTTAAAGCCCAATCTAAAGGGTTAGAGTTAATTGTCGTGCGATCGCCCTCTGTTCCCCAATATATCCAGGCTGATGAAAGTAAAATTCGTCAGGTGCTTGTGAATCTCATTGGCAACGCGATTAAATTTACACAGTTAGGCACAGTAACATTACGAGTAGATACTGGCAGCCAAGTCGTTACCCCCAACCAAAAACTTACCTTGTGCTTCAGCGTCCAAGATACAGGCTGCGGAATTGCCTCGACTGACTTTGAGAAGTTATTTGAGCCATTTGTACAAACCGAGACAGGTTACAAATCCCAAGAAGGAACTGGGCTAGGATTACCCATCAGCCAGCGATTTGTGCGGTTAATGGGTGGAGATTTAAGGGTAAATAGCGAAGTGTGCAAAGGCTCAACTTTTACCTTTGATATCCCCACCCGGGCAGTAATTTTAGATACATTGCCTACACCCCAAGAAACTCGCCAAGTCATCGGTTTAGAACCAGGACAACCCAGTTATCGGATTTTAATTGTTGAAGATAAACTAGAAAATCGGCGGTTGTTGGTGGAATTGTTAACCCCCATCG contains:
- a CDS encoding iron-containing redox enzyme family protein is translated as MQNNLVMFPSLKVAGNNSHATQTKPTKYNYAEQLFIELLATENLDEQIENVAGKAKAFEQTLSIAIHAAYENSCGEQDAHLFLQRILYRINRLNLFWYDDLRHYDNERSLYLSSCRNQIEAAWQAWELAQFDLLKLQKLNAKQALTERASFDVDPPLSPDSRYLREEMSEVGYRHLLAIASFDGLVEGSRMTNILGGAANEVQCTLVRVFLEEYGNGRLPRKHSTFFAQMLDEFGMNTKPEGYFDLVPWEVLACDNHNFLTTQRKRYFLRYSGALTYFEVAGPAAYRNYLTAAQRLGLSQAAMGYWELHIKEDERHGRWMLDDVALPLADKYPHDAWELVLGYDQEKFMGDRAAKAVVRSIREVEQAALGSR
- a CDS encoding SAM-dependent methyltransferase; its protein translation is MKDIFFCPEESNFYSNCLETLVLRNCQDPECIVEFGSGDGSPVINSLLRNKFEGVIHGFELNTSAWKAANLTIDEYNLTNKYIINNSCLFTSEKPKGKYLVANPPYLPAPDKDIYMPLLFGGIDGATITNELLSLDYENVLVLVSSFSNPTSTIAQAQEHGYVVNNFVVLPLKFGYYSSEPKVKKHIENLRKHKMAFYSGDYYFLAGVLFSKSQQDTPDLSKELAQVMTSL
- a CDS encoding response regulator transcription factor, which produces MIKLLLVEDQEIVRQGLKTLLESKPGLQVVGEANNGQSAIAQLAALQEINQFPDVVLMDIRMPVMNGVQATQIICQQFPDIKVLILTTFNDTDYVAEALRFGAKGYLLKDTPADELAKAIQSVHQGYTQFGPGIVEKVIAEAPLTKANSSKPLPPGLTELTDREREVLLLLAKGSNNREIAQKLHLSEGTVRNHITHILTRMNLRDRTQAAIIANSYRTWLEN
- a CDS encoding response regulator is translated as MQFNPSSKGDILIIDDTLDNLRLLSAMLTEQGYEVRSVTNGAMALIGIKAQPPDLILLDINMPGMSGYEVCEHIKSDPQTQEIPVIFISALNEVFDKVKAFSVGGIDFITKPFQIEEVLARIEVQLKLCRLQLQLQEQNQRLQEKEAELRRSLEQERALNQRIEEMVALEERNRIARDIHDSLGHSLVALNVQMETVLTLWHSDRERAQQFLIEAKKLGSAALREVRESVSSIRSDPLQGQLLETAIANLAEEFYHLTDIQPECEIDLSQPLSNTVNHVVFRIIQEGLTNIYKYANATNVQIKLQTRDDGLLLILQDNGKGFDSDQAVTGFGLQGMRERTAAMGGQIEFFSKPGAGCRIMAHFPRGEE
- a CDS encoding ATP-binding protein, which encodes MRPFTHQFATVVKSLHLRHVLVVPFIVQISLAVGLTGWLSIYNGQRAVNEVAVELRNEIMARIQQYLKTYVETPHKINQINANAIRLGEVNLQDLAALERHLWYQIETFNTVTAVYIGSNYGEHVAVEKGDHGGFQVKISGDSTNHEIRIYAADKPGNHTKLLRFKPNYDPRTRPWYTSAVKSKTANWGGIYRLFATPKFVLNASLPIYDNRQNLLGVAAVDFSLTEISQFLRSLKIGRSGKTFIVERQTGLLVGSSTTQQPYEIDNPNAPITKQNPIRIQAIDSKDPLTQNTAKYLQQHFGSFSKIAQKQQLDFDIKGQRQFLQILPMKTEQGLDWLIVVVVPEADFMDQINANTRTTIILCIAAFVLATGLGVLTARWITQPILKLGSAAKAIASGNLNQRVAVQSTTELNDLAKSFNQMALQLRASFDALAQTNEELESRVAERTTELGEKNAQLQQEIRDRQKAEAALSKSEAELRLMFAAMTDMVVVFDSEGRYLKYVQTQSYSYKPDVDRIGKTVHEVLPKEVANLIYDAIQQALHLREERDNSDKTRKSVYLEYHLAVKNRETWFLASVSPLSENTVLWVARDISKLKKTEIALKQAKEAADAANLAKSQFLSNMSHELRTPLNIILGFTQLLLRNHSLNSQQQDYIDTINRSGEDLLTLINDVLEMSKIEAGRVTLNETNFDLWNLIERLQQMFALKAQSKGLELIVVRSPSVPQYIQADESKIRQVLVNLIGNAIKFTQLGTVTLRVDTGSQVVTPNQKLTLCFSVQDTGCGIASTDFEKLFEPFVQTETGYKSQEGTGLGLPISQRFVRLMGGDLRVNSEVCKGSTFTFDIPTRAVILDTLPTPQETRQVIGLEPGQPSYRILIVEDKLENRRLLVELLTPIGFEIKEAVNGEAAIALWESWAPHFIWMDIRMPVMNGFEATQHIKAVGNPAPIIVALTGSAFEEDRLTALSLGFDDFVRKPFRANIIFEKMAEYLGVRYVYADEANKQHNIEIGSTVANGASATGNLLTVADLEVMPSEWIEQLHQAALRVNSKEVLRLIQQIPQKSDRLAKALTDLVDRFGFEEMIELTKQQQKAFK